A section of the Metabacillus endolithicus genome encodes:
- a CDS encoding DUF421 domain-containing protein: MSIIELISRIAIAFTTLLVLTRIMGRKEISQMTFFNFVSGIAIGTIGASLVINSTVSIRNGIIALVGWSLFTIALGYIDIKSKRVRTVIEGQPRILIKNGKIMEDELRKVRLDVNALNALLRQKNVFSVLDVDYAIFETDGKLSVMKKEAQQPLTKADMNIQSTKPVYFPIATEVINDGRVISTNLQKLNLNQEWLEQQLQQSGIESISDVFYAQIQKDGSLYIDTKNDLIH; the protein is encoded by the coding sequence ATGTCGATTATAGAATTAATATCAAGAATCGCTATTGCCTTTACTACGCTATTAGTTTTAACGAGAATTATGGGACGAAAAGAAATTTCTCAAATGACCTTTTTTAACTTCGTATCTGGAATAGCAATAGGTACGATTGGTGCTTCATTAGTAATCAATTCCACAGTTTCAATTAGAAACGGCATTATAGCATTGGTCGGATGGAGTCTTTTTACAATTGCTCTTGGTTATATTGATATCAAATCGAAGAGAGTACGTACAGTTATTGAGGGACAGCCACGAATTTTGATAAAAAACGGGAAAATTATGGAGGATGAACTTCGTAAAGTGCGACTAGATGTTAATGCATTAAATGCCTTACTTAGACAAAAAAATGTATTTTCAGTCCTTGATGTTGATTATGCAATTTTCGAAACGGATGGTAAGTTGTCCGTCATGAAGAAAGAAGCCCAACAGCCGTTAACGAAAGCGGATATGAATATACAATCAACAAAACCAGTCTATTTCCCAATCGCTACTGAGGTAATTAATGACGGAAGAGTAATCTCAACAAATCTACAAAAACTAAACCTAAATCAAGAATGGCTTGAACAGCAATTGCAACAATCCGGAATCGAATCGATATCAGATGTATTTTACGCTCAAATTCAGAAAGACGGAAGCCTCTATATTGATACAAAAAATGATTTGATACATTAA
- a CDS encoding 3'-5' exonuclease — MADIKQYIFFDFEMLCSDQGMAFEKMEAIRLGAVKYELDSEEISYFDRFIRPENRNPLTNFCKTLTGIDDTDLEKASDFKDVFADFLEWIGGLKKSQYFSWSPSDLSRLKIDSLKHSIPERTIRKIETRYTDFQDIFKKRVSKNNISVEDGLSLYGLEFLGEKHNPMYDAYNTLRIYQSYLCEPIKSDMIMLKQFIFEVESPEDIRMINLQLSKQLQQDAKEITEQLREIYRIRDVKKLLKPIKRLSLKYENVFLNRSGIFTKQNVCNAECFLSFYQDFLFTFEEHFAHSSRVVILHEYMLNPLKQLISTNT, encoded by the coding sequence ATGGCGGACATTAAACAATATATTTTCTTTGATTTCGAGATGTTATGCTCTGATCAAGGGATGGCTTTTGAGAAGATGGAAGCCATTCGTTTGGGCGCCGTAAAATATGAGCTAGATTCAGAAGAAATTTCATATTTTGATCGATTTATTCGACCAGAAAATAGAAATCCATTAACTAACTTCTGCAAAACGTTAACGGGTATTGATGATACTGATTTAGAAAAAGCTAGCGATTTTAAAGACGTTTTTGCTGATTTTCTTGAATGGATTGGCGGGTTAAAGAAGTCTCAATATTTTTCCTGGTCTCCAAGTGATTTATCACGTTTAAAAATCGACTCATTAAAACATAGCATCCCAGAACGGACAATCAGAAAAATTGAAACACGATATACAGACTTTCAAGATATTTTCAAAAAAAGAGTTTCTAAGAATAATATATCGGTTGAGGATGGATTATCTCTGTACGGATTAGAGTTTCTAGGTGAAAAGCACAACCCTATGTATGATGCTTACAATACACTTCGTATCTACCAAAGCTATTTGTGTGAACCAATTAAGTCTGACATGATCATGCTAAAACAATTTATCTTTGAAGTAGAATCTCCTGAAGACATTAGGATGATAAACCTACAGCTTTCTAAACAGCTGCAACAAGATGCGAAAGAGATAACAGAACAATTACGCGAAATATATCGGATACGTGATGTTAAAAAGCTCTTAAAGCCCATAAAGAGACTTTCTCTAAAATATGAAAATGTATTTTTAAATCGATCCGGAATATTTACTAAACAAAATGTATGTAATGCCGAGTGCTTTCTTTCGTTTTATCAAGATTTCCTATTCACTTTTGAAGAACATTTTGCACATTCATCGAGAGTTGTTATATTACATGAATATATGCTTAACCCATTAAAGCAATTAATCTCAACAAACACTTAA
- a CDS encoding YcdB/YcdC domain-containing protein, translating into MNITELRERALEIGKVTEDFDLEIEELQLEEEVACFAWKHRKNEDNGIWIEISTNGTLLDLNKDLLSPSALIFSEKQLYEMAIDFVLNHYPSALQQFAFEEWKREENRGYRLSYVQKVEGLFFLTPDFGCQY; encoded by the coding sequence ATGAATATAACTGAGTTAAGAGAACGGGCGTTAGAAATTGGGAAGGTCACTGAAGACTTTGATTTAGAAATTGAAGAGTTACAATTAGAAGAAGAGGTTGCTTGTTTTGCTTGGAAACATAGAAAGAATGAAGATAATGGTATTTGGATTGAGATTAGTACGAATGGAACACTACTTGATTTAAATAAAGACCTACTATCACCATCAGCCTTAATCTTTTCTGAGAAACAGTTGTATGAAATGGCAATAGACTTTGTTTTAAATCATTACCCTTCGGCACTTCAGCAGTTTGCATTTGAGGAATGGAAAAGAGAAGAAAATAGAGGATATAGACTTTCATATGTGCAAAAAGTAGAAGGTTTATTCTTCCTCACACCGGATTTTGGTTGTCAATATTAG
- a CDS encoding YcdB/YcdC domain-containing protein: MLFKYVGMAEDIRIPQLIMEKEKIKERFLRELEMELQTTNLSNELYNFTGASSKLVYEPSFPFSYLCADGTSVLEDVEEDTEEELELVSPPKIERLLNELIGFNEDEYEKIRESDLGDEIGSVWRPKNFTSEVEGTSISDFFQKRNQLTLKFKHDKKTNHLRGVFSFLDRKGELFLNEEQCKKLALEFLFTLYPNADEFLRMVRRISQDEEEGNFIHFHFNIHWGNVRNRFGSAWIGVNRTTGTIDHYLGPDMNLEDLKKINTKPDISIQEAVRNYQKDFDVKLEWKIEYQDHTSHYVLVYVPDFPRLEGKVAFIDAQNGEVIVSKEYF; encoded by the coding sequence GTGCTATTTAAATATGTGGGAATGGCTGAGGATATTAGAATTCCACAATTAATTATGGAAAAAGAAAAGATAAAGGAAAGATTTCTACGAGAACTTGAAATGGAATTACAAACTACAAATCTATCTAATGAGTTATATAACTTTACTGGCGCTTCATCAAAGCTTGTTTATGAGCCGTCTTTCCCTTTCAGCTATTTGTGTGCTGATGGGACAAGTGTGTTAGAGGATGTTGAAGAAGATACAGAAGAAGAACTGGAGTTGGTTTCTCCTCCTAAAATAGAGAGGTTACTTAACGAGCTGATTGGTTTTAATGAAGATGAATATGAGAAAATTCGTGAAAGTGATTTAGGTGATGAAATCGGTTCGGTTTGGAGACCAAAGAATTTTACTAGTGAAGTTGAAGGAACGTCAATTAGTGATTTTTTTCAGAAGAGAAATCAGCTTACACTAAAGTTTAAGCATGACAAGAAAACTAATCACTTGCGGGGGGTGTTTTCATTTCTTGATCGAAAAGGAGAATTATTTCTTAATGAGGAACAATGTAAGAAGCTTGCGCTAGAGTTTTTGTTTACACTCTATCCGAATGCTGATGAGTTTTTACGAATGGTTAGGAGAATTTCTCAAGATGAAGAAGAGGGGAATTTTATCCATTTCCACTTTAACATCCATTGGGGTAATGTTCGAAATCGATTTGGTTCAGCATGGATAGGTGTGAACAGAACAACCGGGACGATCGATCATTACCTAGGACCTGACATGAACCTTGAGGATCTTAAAAAAATAAATACAAAGCCAGACATTTCTATACAGGAAGCTGTGAGAAATTATCAAAAAGACTTTGACGTGAAGCTTGAATGGAAAATAGAGTATCAGGATCATACTTCTCATTATGTATTGGTTTATGTACCAGATTTTCCGAGGCTGGAAGGAAAGGTCGCGTTTATCGATGCACAGAATGGAGAAGTAATCGTATCTAAAGAATATTTTTAA
- a CDS encoding erythromycin esterase family protein, which yields MPNKLIQAIKDYSKPIHESEDLDSLINEISNHQFVLLGESSHGTSEFYTMRAELSKKLIKEKGFTYLAVEGDWPACQQVNRYIKGIDKQSSHARDVLKSFNRWPTWMWANEEMIDLIEWLKKYNQNQPDDKKVGFYGIDVYSLWESIDDIIRYLERTTPSQVETAKKAFACFEPFNRRPEKYGISASFYGEGCHEEVSKLLTDIRLNKSNYSSNKENALDLEVNAIITANAENYYRTMVLNDNESWNIRDRHMVEIINKIHQFYGENAKGIIWEHNTHVGDARATDMANEGIVNVGQLLREQKGEDNLFIIGYGTHRGTVIAADQWGVNLERMVTPPAQSGSWEDCMYQAGSYDKYLVFNEQNKHLFNKTIGHRAIGVVYNPAYEHYGNYVPSNMSNRYNAFIYIDQSNALSPIEVQKVLL from the coding sequence ATGCCCAACAAATTAATTCAAGCGATTAAAGATTATTCTAAGCCAATACATGAATCAGAGGATTTAGATTCTTTGATAAACGAAATTAGTAACCACCAATTTGTCCTTCTCGGGGAATCTTCTCATGGTACTTCTGAGTTTTACACAATGAGAGCAGAACTTTCGAAAAAACTTATAAAGGAAAAAGGATTTACATATCTTGCAGTTGAAGGTGACTGGCCAGCATGTCAACAAGTAAATAGATATATTAAAGGTATTGATAAACAATCCTCACATGCACGTGATGTGCTAAAATCCTTTAATCGCTGGCCAACATGGATGTGGGCCAATGAGGAAATGATTGATTTAATTGAATGGTTAAAAAAATATAATCAAAATCAACCTGATGACAAAAAGGTTGGTTTCTATGGAATAGATGTTTACTCTTTATGGGAATCAATTGATGATATTATTAGGTATTTAGAAAGAACAACTCCTTCTCAAGTTGAAACAGCAAAAAAAGCTTTTGCTTGTTTTGAACCATTTAATCGTCGCCCAGAAAAATACGGAATTTCTGCTTCATTTTATGGTGAAGGCTGTCACGAAGAGGTTTCCAAATTATTAACAGATATCCGTCTGAATAAATCAAATTATTCAAGTAATAAAGAAAATGCATTAGACCTTGAAGTAAATGCCATCATTACAGCAAATGCTGAAAATTATTACCGAACAATGGTATTGAATGATAATGAATCATGGAATATTCGTGATCGTCATATGGTAGAAATCATTAATAAAATCCATCAATTTTATGGAGAAAATGCAAAGGGTATTATTTGGGAGCATAACACCCATGTTGGGGACGCACGTGCAACAGATATGGCTAATGAAGGAATTGTTAACGTAGGGCAGCTCTTAAGGGAACAAAAAGGAGAAGACAACCTTTTTATCATTGGATATGGTACACATCGTGGAACAGTTATTGCAGCAGATCAATGGGGTGTAAACCTTGAGAGGATGGTAACCCCTCCCGCTCAATCTGGCAGTTGGGAAGACTGTATGTATCAAGCAGGTTCATATGATAAATATTTAGTATTCAATGAACAAAATAAGCATCTTTTCAATAAGACGATTGGTCATCGTGCAATTGGAGTTGTCTATAATCCTGCTTACGAACATTATGGAAATTATGTACCATCAAACATGTCAAATAGATACAATGCTTTTATTTATATTGATCAGTCAAATGCTCTAAGTCCCATCGAGGTACAAAAGGTCCTACTATAA
- a CDS encoding DUF1292 domain-containing protein, with protein MTLEQERDFITVEDEYGKERTFSVEALLAVEAETYALLTSKDNDDDSIIMQVLDEEDGQYLVGVSDPIKKNIVLDAYEIAVDANPAD; from the coding sequence ATGACCCTGGAGCAAGAAAGGGATTTTATTACAGTCGAAGATGAATACGGAAAAGAGAGAACGTTCTCAGTTGAAGCATTACTTGCTGTGGAAGCTGAAACCTATGCTCTATTAACATCAAAAGATAATGATGATGATTCCATCATTATGCAGGTTTTAGACGAAGAAGATGGTCAATATCTTGTTGGAGTTTCAGATCCAATTAAAAAGAATATCGTATTAGATGCGTATGAAATTGCAGTTGATGCGAACCCCGCTGACTGA